Genomic window (Paraglaciecola psychrophila 170):
CTAGAACAACATCTTAAAACTTAAATTTAAATTTAAATTTAAGGTCATAAAATCAATTTGTTAAATTAATGTTACCCACATATAAATTTTATCTTTATTTAAATAACCAACAAAAAGTAATTTTCCATGAAAGTATAAGGGCAATTGAATTAAAATAATTGCAACACCTTTAACAGATAATCACTGCACCAACCTGACATCTGTCGCTTAATTTTAATACCGACTTTATGTTCAGTTTCCGACTTAAGTAGGTTTAACGATACATGGCCTAATATTGCCATATTTGATCTGAATGCCCTTTGCGCATCCGACAACTATCTTCATCAAATGCTATATCTAATGTTCAGTGTAGATTATTCTCTACGCCCCAGTGAGCGCGTACGTAGAGCGCTTAAGGCATTTGCCATAAATCGCAATGACATCCCCTGTCGCATTTTTAACTATTGCCTTGATCCAATTAGAAAAGACAGACTTGAAATGACTCAGGATCGATTAATAAGAATACTCGCCCAAAGGTAACGTATGACGGGATGCCATGTTCAAGTGATAAATACTGCTCAAACCATTTCATTTTCATCTTTGCAAGTTTTCAATGGACACCCAACTATCACAACCGCAAAAAACGGCGCATAGCGTAATAAAGAAGATGTCATCCAATTATATGTAATTGCTTTCTATGAAGGCGTGGATCGGCAATGTTTTTGAAATGTTCGACAAGTGTAGGCTTTTGTTTGGTCGTTTTACGGTGCTTAAAGGAAAGTAATTGATCAAATCAAAGGATCGGTGTCAAGCTATCTTTAATGCGATTGCCCGGGGCAAAGAAGGCATTAACATGGCCCGTTCGATTGGCTGTGACATCATTTTAAACCGAAGGTTGCAAAAGTGTACTTCCCCAATCTTCCTATACTGGTATGCCCTAACTGAAGTTTAAATGACATATTTTAGTCAAAATCCCAGCGCCAACCTACTGACATAGTCTTTTGATTAATACTGTAATAATCTAGCAGAAATTTAGGTATGCGGTAAATCTCTAAGTCCCCAGGCACTTGTGCAAGAGCTGGCAAATTAATACCGCTAGCGTCAAGATCAAACTTTTCAGATTGATCTTGACGCTAGCGAAGCAAAAAAGTTATGTGCACCTCTATGATATACGCCACTCACATAACCGCTTTCTATCTATTGAATTGACAAGCTGTCAGTGTTGATTCCTGCAATCTCTGAAATGACGGTAACTGTATCAAATCAATATTGGTCACTGATTAGAGGTGTAGGTCGCCTTTCGATTATCTACGTCAGCAGTATTTTGGAAATCTAATGCGTTAGGCAAGTTAGCAGATAAGTTAGGTATACCGCATCCAGTTGTTTTACTTCATGAATCCGTGGTTTATGGCTTGTGAATCGAACTTTAACAAAGTGTGATTTAAGGCGGCATCCCAATTCATCGATTGAAAACCTAAACTTACAATGTTATCTAAGCGAACTAAAGGCAGTCGAAGCAAACTCACTTTTGTCGTAAAACAGCTTAGCTGAAAACGTTAGATTGCCAAGATGTTCGCTGTAGGTTACGTCAGCACCATCCATATAACGATAGGGGATAACGCCATAAATTTCAGACGGTACATAGGCCCAATTATAGGCAAAACCTATATCTCAATATTCGATTAATAAAAACAAATCAAAAGCTGTCCATCCTTGTCTAAATGACCAATTAACACTAGGTGCGTATATAACAAAGGCTAAGTTTAGTAGATCATCGAGGTTTAGTTTTTTCTGGTCTCTATAAATAGCTTGAACCACAATATCGATTTCGTTATTGGCGATAATGTCAAATTGGATACCCAAGTTTGAACTTTCAGCAAAGTCAAAGTCACTTATTAATACCCCAGTTTAAGAAAAATCGGCACGATAACCAAAATCATTTGAACCGATTGTTACAATACCTAACGTACCAAATCCGGAGACACTGACATCAGGCTCCGCGAATACAATATTTGAAACTAGTAACAGTAAAAGAATGTACTTTGTCATAATTAACATGCCCTCAAGTATTTAAAAAAAATACGAATTTAAAATCTTGTAATCGGTAATATCTTGCAAGCTATGATACAAAAAAGAGCGTGTTCTTAAGTCAATCACAAATTAAGTCGGCCATATTATTGATCTATAGGGAATTAGTTTATGTTCTGAGACATTGTATGCAAAACAACCATTTATTTTTTGTTACATATTAATTTGGTATGTTGCCAGCAATTGTTGAAGTATAGGTA
Coding sequences:
- a CDS encoding transposase family protein codes for the protein MKMKWFEQYLSLEHGIPSYVTFGRVFLLIDPESFQVCLF